A genomic region of Dunckerocampus dactyliophorus isolate RoL2022-P2 chromosome 10, RoL_Ddac_1.1, whole genome shotgun sequence contains the following coding sequences:
- the LOC129188321 gene encoding cornifelin homolog isoform X1 has translation MEFPCLCLWWVEKGCCRTAAPPIIHISPSKIEPKKPFASTTKKISTCADYHHLNDRECKQTFNERVAETHVDLKSMTAKVTLTEWNTGLFGCCEDKCSCCYGFFCCPCLACSVAGKFGQNRCLPLCDILSPAALTACGIPLFAPPAALSLRVGIRNRYGVKGSICKDIMTSCFCMWCSWCQMHRELKFRKKHPTVVNMQPAAL, from the exons ATGGAGTTTCCCTgtttatgtctctggtgggtAGAGAAGGGTTGTTGTCGTACCGCGGCACCACCTATCATCCACATCTCTCCCTCGAAGATCG AACCGAAGAAGCCTTTTGCATCAACAACCAAGAAGATTTCAACCTGTGCGGATTACCATCATCTGAATGACCGAGAATGTAAACAGACATTCAACGAGAGAGTAGCAGAAACACATGTGGATTTGAAAAG CATGACGGCAAAAGTGACTTTGACAGAGTGGAACACTGGCCTTTTTGGCTGCTGTGAAGACAAATGCTCTT GCTGCTATGGTTTCTTTTGCTGCCCTTGTCTGGCCTGCTCTGTGGCAGGAAAATTCGGGCAGAACCGATGCCTCCCATTGTGCGACATACTCAGCCCTGCTGCCTTGACAGCTTGCGGGATCCCACTGTTTGCGCCCCCTGCAGCTTTGTCTCTCAGAGTTGGTATCCGCAACAGATATGGTGTCAAG GGCTCTATTTGTAAGGACATCATGACGTCTTGCTTCTGCATGTGGTGCTCCTGGTGTCAGATGCACCGTGAGCTGAAGTTTCGCAAGAAACACCCCACTGTCGTCAACATGCAGCCGGCAGCCCTCTAA
- the LOC129188321 gene encoding cornifelin-like isoform X2: MTAKVTLTEWNTGLFGCCEDKCSCCYGFFCCPCLACSVAGKFGQNRCLPLCDILSPAALTACGIPLFAPPAALSLRVGIRNRYGVKGSICKDIMTSCFCMWCSWCQMHRELKFRKKHPTVVNMQPAAL, from the exons ATGACGGCAAAAGTGACTTTGACAGAGTGGAACACTGGCCTTTTTGGCTGCTGTGAAGACAAATGCTCTT GCTGCTATGGTTTCTTTTGCTGCCCTTGTCTGGCCTGCTCTGTGGCAGGAAAATTCGGGCAGAACCGATGCCTCCCATTGTGCGACATACTCAGCCCTGCTGCCTTGACAGCTTGCGGGATCCCACTGTTTGCGCCCCCTGCAGCTTTGTCTCTCAGAGTTGGTATCCGCAACAGATATGGTGTCAAG GGCTCTATTTGTAAGGACATCATGACGTCTTGCTTCTGCATGTGGTGCTCCTGGTGTCAGATGCACCGTGAGCTGAAGTTTCGCAAGAAACACCCCACTGTCGTCAACATGCAGCCGGCAGCCCTCTAA
- the LOC129188322 gene encoding cornifelin-like, which translates to MASQPLIDWENGLCDCFHSANTCCYGFWCCPCMACTVAGRHGENRCLPLCDIFSPALCSALGIPLFVPPAALSLRTSIRKTYGIKGSICEDIAVSCFCMWCSWCQMHRELKDRNKTTPVMNVPQTAVQYPAQMKEVQTSPPGYYVPHQVQHQ; encoded by the exons ATGGCCTCCCAACCTCTCATAGACTGGGAAAATGGTCTCTGTGATTGTTTTCACAGTGCAAATACTT GCTGCTATGGTTTCTGGTGCTGCCCCTGCATGGCATGCACAGTTGCAGGGAGACATGGAGAGAACCGATGTCTACCACTGTGCGACATCTTCAGCCCTGCTCTGTGCTCAGCTTTGGGGATCCCTCTGTTTGTGCCCCCTGCCGCCTTGTCCCTGAGAACATCCATTCGCAAAACATACGGTATCAAG GGGTCCATCTGTGAGGACATTGCCGTTTCCTGTTtctgtatgtggtgcagctggTGTCAGATGCACCGTGAGCTTAAAGACCGAAACAAAACGACGCCTGTCATGAATGTTCCCCAAACTGCCGTTCAATATCCTGCTCAGATGAAGGAGGTGCAGACAAGCCCACCTGGTTATTATGTTCCTCACCAGGTCCAGCACCAGTAG
- the LOC129188323 gene encoding cornifelin-like: MASQPLTEWHSGLCDCFENASTCCYGFWCCPCLACTVAGRHGENRCLPLCDICSPAVFTAFGIPMFVPPAVLSMRTSIRKTYRIQGSICEDIAVSCFCMWCSWCQMHRELKDQNKTTTVVNVVNQTVVHQPAPVMMMQTHPTVYVAHQ; the protein is encoded by the exons ATGGCCTCTCAACCTCTCACAGAATGGCACAGTGGTCTCTGTGATTGCTTTGAAAATGCAAGCACTT GCTGCTATGGTTTCTGGTGCTGCCCCTGTCTGGCATGCACAGTTGCAGGGAGACATGGAGAGAACCGATGTCTACCACTGTGTGACATCTGCAGCCCTGCTGTGTTCACAGCTTTTGGGATCCCTATGTTTGTGCCCCCCGCAGTCTTGTCCATGAGAACATCCATTCGCAAAACATACCGTATCCAG GGGTCCATCTGTGAGGACATTGCCGTTTCCTGTTtctgtatgtggtgcagctggTGTCAGATGCACCGTGAGCTTAAAGACCAAAACAAAACGACGACTGTGGTCAATGTTGTGAACCAAACTGTCGTCCACCAGCCTGCTCCTGTGATGATGATGCAGACACACCCAACGGT